In [Mycobacterium] stephanolepidis, the genomic window GGTTGACCATCCAAGGAATCACCTGCCTTCTTGCACGTTGCCCCCAAGATAGCCACCGCGCGGCGCAAAGGTAATGGTGCTGCGCAAGCTGTTCGGCGGGATCGGGCTACGGATCCAAGCTCACTGGGCCGCGGGCCCGTCACTCAGCGGCGATTCCGTGGAATGCGCAAGGTAATCGGTCGGCAGCGTCGCGGTCAGGAAGCGACGGTCCGCGAGATCGTCGAAACCCGGTACCAGCTCGTTCCCGAACGGTCGGCCACAGCGCTCGGCGAGCTCACGTGTCGTGTACGTCCGGGTCAGCCACCCGTGACCGGAGAGCCAGTCCCCGGGATGGGTGCGCTCGTCACGATGTGCGAGCGCCGAGTAGTCGGCGCCGCGAAGCGCGTCCGGCAAGACGGTGTCCACGGCCTCGCCCCATGTCCGCCCGGACGGGGCCAGCGGATCATTGTCCGTCGCGATGATGCTGCCGGGAGCCGACATCTCGATGATCCGCTCGAACATCGTGTCGTGGCTGCCACCGGGGAGGTTGCAGACGACGCACTCGGCGAGCCACGCGGTGGGGATGTCCGGGTCGAATCCGGCCAGGGTCAGCTCCGCTTGCCACTGCTCGCCCAGTCCACACAGGACCATCCGCTGCGTCGTACGGGGCTCAGCCCCCGCGTTATCGAGTGCCTTCATCTTGACGGTGAGGACCTCGGCATAGTCGACCTCGTAGACGACGGTGCCGGGGGGCCAGGAGAGGCGGTAGGCGCGGGTATCCAGGCCCCCGGCCAGCAGCACCACCTGGCGGATGCCGTTGGTGACGGACGCGAGCAGGGATTCGTCGTAGTACCGGCACATCGCCGCCACGTAGTTGGCGAGCAGATGGGTGCTCAGCTCATTCGCCGTCGACGGGTTCTCGTGGAGGCCGATGTCCAGGAGCGCTTGGGTGTGGGGATCAGCGACGGCATCGAGGATCGTCCGGGCGTGCTCGTCGAACAGCACCGGCTGTGCGCGGCGTGCCTCGAGCGCCTTCATCGCGGCGATCGTCAGCCCGATCTGCATGCTCTGGCGGACGAATCCGCTGCTATGCCCATCTCCTGGCATAAAGTCCAGCTTTCAATCCCCCAACCGTCAAACGACAAGCCTTTGCCAAATGACCTGTTCGTACAGACGGCACCCTTGTGATCGATTGCATGGGAAACTTTAGTCGAAACGGGACCGAAGGTCCCACCCCAGCACCGGTCCGCGCGCCCTGGGCGTATGGGCTAGCGGGTGGCGGTGATGAAGTAGGCGTCCGACCACAGCGAGGTGATCTCGCTGTGCTCCTCAGGGGCGGGCCGTCCGTAGTCGGCCGCCTGTTCGAGGCGGTTGGTGACGTCGACGTGCCAACCATGTTCGCCGAGCCATTCGATCGGGTCTTTGCGCTCATCGTCGTAGATCAGATCGCCGATGCTGACGTTCTGGAGAAAGTCCGGCTTGAGTTTGTTCACGGCGTCCTGCCATTGGCCGGCGGTGGCCACGCGGCGGCGCCATTCGGTGGCCAGGAAGCTGCCGGCGGCGGAATGGGCGGTGATCTTCTCGAACAGTGCGTCCTGGGCGGCACCCGGCAGGTACGCCAGCAAGCCCTCCGCGAGCCAGGCCGTGGGCTTGCCCGCATCGAAGCCCGCGCTCTCCAGCGCGGCGATCCAGTCGTCGCGTAGATCGACGGCGACCTCGCGCCGTTCGGCCCGCGCGGTCGCGTTCTCTTCGGTAAGGACGTGGTCCTTGAATTCGAGGACCTTCGGCTGGTCCAGTTCGTAGACGACGGTGCCGTCCGGCCAGGGCAGCCGGTAGACCCGCGCATCCAGTCCGGCGGCCAGGATGACGACCTGCCGAATGCCGGAAGCTGTTGCAGCGATGAAGAA contains:
- a CDS encoding SAM-dependent methyltransferase, whose amino-acid sequence is MPGDGHSSGFVRQSMQIGLTIAAMKALEARRAQPVLFDEHARTILDAVADPHTQALLDIGLHENPSTANELSTHLLANYVAAMCRYYDESLLASVTNGIRQVVLLAGGLDTRAYRLSWPPGTVVYEVDYAEVLTVKMKALDNAGAEPRTTQRMVLCGLGEQWQAELTLAGFDPDIPTAWLAECVVCNLPGGSHDTMFERIIEMSAPGSIIATDNDPLAPSGRTWGEAVDTVLPDALRGADYSALAHRDERTHPGDWLSGHGWLTRTYTTRELAERCGRPFGNELVPGFDDLADRRFLTATLPTDYLAHSTESPLSDGPAAQ
- a CDS encoding class I SAM-dependent methyltransferase, which gives rise to MTRTEGDQWDIVSSVGFTALMVSSFRALETTRSEPLILDEYARAFVEASGEPHLTEALVAPRPESEWDVATTYLVNHLAVRTKYFDEFFIAATASGIRQVVILAAGLDARVYRLPWPDGTVVYELDQPKVLEFKDHVLTEENATARAERREVAVDLRDDWIAALESAGFDAGKPTAWLAEGLLAYLPGAAQDALFEKITAHSAAGSFLATEWRRRVATAGQWQDAVNKLKPDFLQNVSIGDLIYDDERKDPIEWLGEHGWHVDVTNRLEQAADYGRPAPEEHSEITSLWSDAYFITATR